In a genomic window of Urocitellus parryii isolate mUroPar1 chromosome 2, mUroPar1.hap1, whole genome shotgun sequence:
- the Gnat1 gene encoding guanine nucleotide-binding protein G(t) subunit alpha-1 isoform X1: protein MKIIHQDGYSLEECLEFIAIIYGNTLQSIMAIVRAMTTLNIQYGDAARQDDARKLMHMADTIEEGTMPKEMSDIIQRLWKDSGIQACYERASEYQLNDSAGYYLSDLERLVAPGYVPTEQDVLRSRVKTTGIIETQFSFKDLNFRMFDVGGQRSERKKWIHCFEGVTCIIFIAALSAYDMVLVEDDEVNRMHESLHLFNSICNHRYFATTSIVLFLNKKDVFTEKIKKAPLNICFPDYDGPNTYDDAGNYIKVQFLELNMRRDVKEIYSHMTCATDTQNVKFVFDAVTDIIIKENLKDCGLF, encoded by the exons ATGAA GATTATCCATCAAGACGGGTACTCGCTGGAAGAGTGCCTTGAGTTCATTGCCATCATCTATGGCAACACTCTGCAATCCATCATGGCCATCGTGCGGGCTATGACCACGCTCAACATTCAGTACGGAGACGCAGCGCGCCAG GACGATGCCCGGAAACTGATGCACATGGCAGACACGATTGAGGAGGGTACGATGCCGAAAGAGATGTCGGACATCATCCAGCGGCTGTGGAAGGACTCGGGTATCCAGGCTTGTTACGAACGCGCCTCGGAGTACCAGCTGAACGATTCTGCGGGCTA CTACCTCTCGGACCTGGAGCGCTTGGTGGCTCCGGGCTATGTGCCTACTGAGCAGGACGTGTTGCGTTCTCGTGTCAAGACCACAGGTATCATCGAGACGCAGTTCTCCTTCAAGGATCTCAACTTCCG GATGTTTGATGTGGGTGGGCAGCGCTCGGAGCGCAAGAAGTGGATCCACTGCTTTGAGGGAGTGACCTGCATCATCTTCATCGCGGCGCTGAGCGCCTACGACATGGTGCTGGTGGAGGATGATGAAGTG AACCGTATGCACGAGAGCCTGCACCTGTTCAACAGCATCTGCAACCATCGCTACTTCGCCACCACATCCATCGTGCTCTTCCTCAACAAGAAAGACGTTTTCACCGAGAAGATAAAAAAGGCACCCCTAAACATCTGCTTCCCGGATTACGACG GACCTAATACATACGACGATGCGGGCAACTACATCAAGGTGCAGTTCCTGGAGCTCAACATGCGACGAGACGTAAAGGAGATCTATTCCCACATGACGTGTGCCACTGACACACAGAACGTCAAATTTGTCTTTGATGCTGTTACCGATATTATCATCAAGGAGAATCTCAAAGACTGCGGCCTCTTCTGA
- the Sema3f gene encoding semaphorin-3F isoform X1 — protein sequence MLVTGLLLWASLLTGVWSATPTQDHFQATPRVRLSYKELKATGTAHFFNFLLNTTDYRILLKDEDHDRMYVGSKDYVLSLDLHDINREPLIIHWAASPQRIEECVLSGKNGNGECGNFVRLIQPWNRTHLYVCGTGAYNPMCTYVNRGRRAQASPWTRTQVVKGRGSRATDSALRPTPAAPRQDYIFYLEPERLESGKGKCPYDPKLDTASALINEELYAGVYIDFMGTDAAIFRTLGKQTAMRTDQYNSRWLNDPAFIHAELIPDSAERNDDKLYFFFRERSAEAPQSPAVYARIGRICLNDDGGHCCLVNKWSTFLKARLVCSVPGEDGIETHFDELQDVFVQQTQDVRNPVIYAVFTSSGSVFRGSAVCVYSMADIRMVFNGPFAHKEGPNYQWMPFSGKMPYPRPGTCPGGTFTPSMKSTKDYPDEVINFMRSHPLMYQAIYPLQRRPLVVRTGAPYRLTTVAVDQVDAADGRYEVLFLGTDRGTVQKVIVLPKDDQEVEELMLEEVEVFKDPAPIKTMTISSKRQQLYVASAVGVTHLSLHRCQAYGAACADCCLARDPYCAWDGQSCSRYTASSKRRSRRQDVRHGNPIRQCRGFNSNANKNAVESVQYGVAGSTAFLECQPRSPQATVKWLFQRDPGDRRREIRAEDRFLRTEQGLLLRALQLGDRGLYSCTATENNFKHIVTRVQLHVLGRDAVHAALFPPLPVSAPPPPGTGPPTPPYQELAQLLAQPEVGLIHQYCQGYWRHVPPNPREAPEVPRPPEPQDQKKPRNRRHHPPDT from the exons AGCTAAAGGCCACAGGCACTGCCCACTTCTTCAACTTCCTGCTCAACACCACTGACTACCGAATTCTGCTCAAGGATGAGGACCATGACCGCATGTATGTGGGCAGCAAGGACTATGTGCTGTCCCTGGACCTACATGACATCAATCGCGAACCCCTCATT ATCCACTGGGCGGCCTCCCCTCAGCGCATTGAAGAGTGCGTGCTCTCAGGCAAGAATGGCAAT GGTGAGTGTGGGAACTTCGTCAGGCTCATCCAGCCCTGGAACAGAACACACCTGTATGTGTGCGGGACAGGAGCTTACAACCCTATGTGCACCTATGTGAACCGTGGCCGCCGTGCTCAG GCCTCACCATGGACCCGAACGCAGGTGGTCAAAGGCCGCGGCAGCAGAGCCACAGACAGTGCCCTCCGCCCAACACCTGCAGCCCCACGCCAG GATTACATCTTCTACTTGGAGCCTGAGAGACTCGAGTCAGGAAAGGGCAAATGTCCATATGACCCCAAGCTGGACACAGCCTCAGCTCTCATCA ACGAGGAACTCTATGCTGGTGTGTACATCGATTTTATGGGCACTGATGCAGCTATCTTCCGCACACTTGGAAAGCAGACAGCCATGCGCACTGATCAGTATAATTCCCGGTGGCTCAATG ATCCTGCATTCATCCACGCTGAGCTCATCCCTGACAGTGCAGAACGAAATGATGACAAGCTCTACTTCTTCTTCCGAGAGCGGTCAGCAGAGGCACCTCAGAGCCCTGCTGTATATGCCCGCATCGGGCGCATCTGCCTG aaTGATGATGGTGGTCACTGCTGTCTGGTCAACAAGTGGAGCACATTCCTGAAGGCACGGCTTGTCTGCTCTGTACCAGGAGAGGATGGCATTGAGACTCACTTTGATGAGCTCC agGACGTGTTTGTTCAGCAGACCCAGGATGTGAGGAACCCCGTCATTTATGCTGTCTTTACCTCTTCAGG CTCTGTATTTCGAGGCTCTGCCGTTTGTGTCTACTCCATGGCTGACATTCGCATGGTCTTCAATGGACCCTTTGCCCACAAGGAGGGCCCCAACTACCAATGGATGCCCTTCTCAGGGAAGATGCCCTACCCCCGGCCTGGCACG TGTCCTGGCGGAACCTTCACACCATCCATGAAGTCCACCAAAGACTATCCTGATGAAGTGATCAACTTCATGCGTAGTCACCCACTTATGTACCAGGCCATATACCCCTTGCAACGGCGGCCATTGGTGGTCCGCACAGGTGCTCCCTACCGTCTCACTACTGTTGCTGTGGACCAGGTGGATGCAGCTGATGGGCGCTATGAGGTGCTTTTCCTGGGCACAG ACCGCGGGACAGTGCAGAAGGTCATTGTGTTGCCTAAGGATGACCAGGAGGTGGAGGAGCTcatgctggaggaggtggaggtcTTCAAG gaCCCAGCACCCATTAAGACCATGACCATCTCTTCCAAGAGG CAACAACTGTATGTGGCCTCAGCAGTGGGTGTCACACACCTGAGCCTGCACCGCTGCCAGGCATATGGGGCTGCCTGTGCTGACTGCTGCCTTGCTCGGGACCCTTACTGTGCCTGGGATGGCCAATCCTGCTCCCGCTATACAGCATCCTCCAAGAG GCGGAGCCGCCGGCAGGATGTCCGGCATGGGAACCCCATCAGGCAGTGCCGTGGGTTCAACTCCAATG CCAACAAGAATGCTGTGGAGTCTGTGCAGTATGGTGTGGCAGGCAGCACGGCCTTCCTTGAATGCCAGCCTCGCTCACCCCAAGCCACTGTTAAGTGGCTGTTCCAGCGAGATCCTGGTGACCGGCGCCGAGAG ATCCGTGCAGAGGACCGCTTCCTGCGTACAGAGCAGGGCTTGTTGCTTCGCGCCCTGCAGCTCGGTGATCGTGGCCTCTACTCCTGCACGGCCACTGAGAACAACTTCAAGCACATCGTCACGCGGGTGCAGCTGCATGTACTGGGCCGGGATGCCGTCCATGCTGCCCTCTTCCCCCCACTGCCTGTGAGCGCCCCACCGCCCCCTGGCACAGGCCCCCCCACGCCTCCTTACCAGGAGCTGGCCCAGCTGCTCGCCCAGCCAGAAGTGGGCCTCATCCACCAGTACTGCCAGGGTTACTGGCGTCATGTGCCCCCAAACCCCAGGGAGGCTCCAGAGGTGCCCAGGCCTCCTGAGCCTCAGGACCAGAAAAAGCCCCGGAATCGCCGGCACCACCCTCCGGACACATGA
- the Gnat1 gene encoding guanine nucleotide-binding protein G(t) subunit alpha-1 isoform X2 yields MGAGASTEEKHSKELEKKLKEDAEKDARTVKLLLLGAGESGKSTIVKQMKIIHQDGYSLEECLEFIAIIYGNTLQSIMAIVRAMTTLNIQYGDAARQDDARKLMHMADTIEEGTMPKEMSDIIQRLWKDSGIQACYERASEYQLNDSAGYYLSDLERLVAPGYVPTEQDVLRSRVKTTGIIETQFSFKDLNFRMFDVGGQRSERKKWIHCFEGVTCIIFIAALSAYDMVLVEDDEVNRMHESLHLFNSICNHRYFATTSIVLFLNKKDVFTEKIKKAPLNICFPDYDGPNTYDDAGNYIKVQFLELNMRRDVKEIYSHMTCATDTQNVKFVFDAVTDIIIKENLKDCGLF; encoded by the exons ATGGGGGCTGGGGCCAGCACAGAAGAGAAGCACTCCAAGGAGCTGGAAAAGAAGCTGAAAGAGGATGCTGAGAAGGATGCTCGAACTGTGAAACTGCTGCTTCTGG GTGCGGGTGAGTCCGGAAAAAGCACCATTGTCAAGCAGATGAA GATTATCCATCAAGACGGGTACTCGCTGGAAGAGTGCCTTGAGTTCATTGCCATCATCTATGGCAACACTCTGCAATCCATCATGGCCATCGTGCGGGCTATGACCACGCTCAACATTCAGTACGGAGACGCAGCGCGCCAG GACGATGCCCGGAAACTGATGCACATGGCAGACACGATTGAGGAGGGTACGATGCCGAAAGAGATGTCGGACATCATCCAGCGGCTGTGGAAGGACTCGGGTATCCAGGCTTGTTACGAACGCGCCTCGGAGTACCAGCTGAACGATTCTGCGGGCTA CTACCTCTCGGACCTGGAGCGCTTGGTGGCTCCGGGCTATGTGCCTACTGAGCAGGACGTGTTGCGTTCTCGTGTCAAGACCACAGGTATCATCGAGACGCAGTTCTCCTTCAAGGATCTCAACTTCCG GATGTTTGATGTGGGTGGGCAGCGCTCGGAGCGCAAGAAGTGGATCCACTGCTTTGAGGGAGTGACCTGCATCATCTTCATCGCGGCGCTGAGCGCCTACGACATGGTGCTGGTGGAGGATGATGAAGTG AACCGTATGCACGAGAGCCTGCACCTGTTCAACAGCATCTGCAACCATCGCTACTTCGCCACCACATCCATCGTGCTCTTCCTCAACAAGAAAGACGTTTTCACCGAGAAGATAAAAAAGGCACCCCTAAACATCTGCTTCCCGGATTACGACG GACCTAATACATACGACGATGCGGGCAACTACATCAAGGTGCAGTTCCTGGAGCTCAACATGCGACGAGACGTAAAGGAGATCTATTCCCACATGACGTGTGCCACTGACACACAGAACGTCAAATTTGTCTTTGATGCTGTTACCGATATTATCATCAAGGAGAATCTCAAAGACTGCGGCCTCTTCTGA
- the Sema3f gene encoding semaphorin-3F isoform X2 has translation MLVTGLLLWASLLTGVWSATPTQDHFQATPRVRLSYKELKATGTAHFFNFLLNTTDYRILLKDEDHDRMYVGSKDYVLSLDLHDINREPLIIHWAASPQRIEECVLSGKNGNGECGNFVRLIQPWNRTHLYVCGTGAYNPMCTYVNRGRRAQDYIFYLEPERLESGKGKCPYDPKLDTASALINEELYAGVYIDFMGTDAAIFRTLGKQTAMRTDQYNSRWLNDPAFIHAELIPDSAERNDDKLYFFFRERSAEAPQSPAVYARIGRICLNDDGGHCCLVNKWSTFLKARLVCSVPGEDGIETHFDELQDVFVQQTQDVRNPVIYAVFTSSGSVFRGSAVCVYSMADIRMVFNGPFAHKEGPNYQWMPFSGKMPYPRPGTCPGGTFTPSMKSTKDYPDEVINFMRSHPLMYQAIYPLQRRPLVVRTGAPYRLTTVAVDQVDAADGRYEVLFLGTDRGTVQKVIVLPKDDQEVEELMLEEVEVFKDPAPIKTMTISSKRQQLYVASAVGVTHLSLHRCQAYGAACADCCLARDPYCAWDGQSCSRYTASSKRRSRRQDVRHGNPIRQCRGFNSNANKNAVESVQYGVAGSTAFLECQPRSPQATVKWLFQRDPGDRRREIRAEDRFLRTEQGLLLRALQLGDRGLYSCTATENNFKHIVTRVQLHVLGRDAVHAALFPPLPVSAPPPPGTGPPTPPYQELAQLLAQPEVGLIHQYCQGYWRHVPPNPREAPEVPRPPEPQDQKKPRNRRHHPPDT, from the exons AGCTAAAGGCCACAGGCACTGCCCACTTCTTCAACTTCCTGCTCAACACCACTGACTACCGAATTCTGCTCAAGGATGAGGACCATGACCGCATGTATGTGGGCAGCAAGGACTATGTGCTGTCCCTGGACCTACATGACATCAATCGCGAACCCCTCATT ATCCACTGGGCGGCCTCCCCTCAGCGCATTGAAGAGTGCGTGCTCTCAGGCAAGAATGGCAAT GGTGAGTGTGGGAACTTCGTCAGGCTCATCCAGCCCTGGAACAGAACACACCTGTATGTGTGCGGGACAGGAGCTTACAACCCTATGTGCACCTATGTGAACCGTGGCCGCCGTGCTCAG GATTACATCTTCTACTTGGAGCCTGAGAGACTCGAGTCAGGAAAGGGCAAATGTCCATATGACCCCAAGCTGGACACAGCCTCAGCTCTCATCA ACGAGGAACTCTATGCTGGTGTGTACATCGATTTTATGGGCACTGATGCAGCTATCTTCCGCACACTTGGAAAGCAGACAGCCATGCGCACTGATCAGTATAATTCCCGGTGGCTCAATG ATCCTGCATTCATCCACGCTGAGCTCATCCCTGACAGTGCAGAACGAAATGATGACAAGCTCTACTTCTTCTTCCGAGAGCGGTCAGCAGAGGCACCTCAGAGCCCTGCTGTATATGCCCGCATCGGGCGCATCTGCCTG aaTGATGATGGTGGTCACTGCTGTCTGGTCAACAAGTGGAGCACATTCCTGAAGGCACGGCTTGTCTGCTCTGTACCAGGAGAGGATGGCATTGAGACTCACTTTGATGAGCTCC agGACGTGTTTGTTCAGCAGACCCAGGATGTGAGGAACCCCGTCATTTATGCTGTCTTTACCTCTTCAGG CTCTGTATTTCGAGGCTCTGCCGTTTGTGTCTACTCCATGGCTGACATTCGCATGGTCTTCAATGGACCCTTTGCCCACAAGGAGGGCCCCAACTACCAATGGATGCCCTTCTCAGGGAAGATGCCCTACCCCCGGCCTGGCACG TGTCCTGGCGGAACCTTCACACCATCCATGAAGTCCACCAAAGACTATCCTGATGAAGTGATCAACTTCATGCGTAGTCACCCACTTATGTACCAGGCCATATACCCCTTGCAACGGCGGCCATTGGTGGTCCGCACAGGTGCTCCCTACCGTCTCACTACTGTTGCTGTGGACCAGGTGGATGCAGCTGATGGGCGCTATGAGGTGCTTTTCCTGGGCACAG ACCGCGGGACAGTGCAGAAGGTCATTGTGTTGCCTAAGGATGACCAGGAGGTGGAGGAGCTcatgctggaggaggtggaggtcTTCAAG gaCCCAGCACCCATTAAGACCATGACCATCTCTTCCAAGAGG CAACAACTGTATGTGGCCTCAGCAGTGGGTGTCACACACCTGAGCCTGCACCGCTGCCAGGCATATGGGGCTGCCTGTGCTGACTGCTGCCTTGCTCGGGACCCTTACTGTGCCTGGGATGGCCAATCCTGCTCCCGCTATACAGCATCCTCCAAGAG GCGGAGCCGCCGGCAGGATGTCCGGCATGGGAACCCCATCAGGCAGTGCCGTGGGTTCAACTCCAATG CCAACAAGAATGCTGTGGAGTCTGTGCAGTATGGTGTGGCAGGCAGCACGGCCTTCCTTGAATGCCAGCCTCGCTCACCCCAAGCCACTGTTAAGTGGCTGTTCCAGCGAGATCCTGGTGACCGGCGCCGAGAG ATCCGTGCAGAGGACCGCTTCCTGCGTACAGAGCAGGGCTTGTTGCTTCGCGCCCTGCAGCTCGGTGATCGTGGCCTCTACTCCTGCACGGCCACTGAGAACAACTTCAAGCACATCGTCACGCGGGTGCAGCTGCATGTACTGGGCCGGGATGCCGTCCATGCTGCCCTCTTCCCCCCACTGCCTGTGAGCGCCCCACCGCCCCCTGGCACAGGCCCCCCCACGCCTCCTTACCAGGAGCTGGCCCAGCTGCTCGCCCAGCCAGAAGTGGGCCTCATCCACCAGTACTGCCAGGGTTACTGGCGTCATGTGCCCCCAAACCCCAGGGAGGCTCCAGAGGTGCCCAGGCCTCCTGAGCCTCAGGACCAGAAAAAGCCCCGGAATCGCCGGCACCACCCTCCGGACACATGA